The Chryseobacterium sp. JV274 sequence TCTTCAGGACCAGCACATGAAAGTAGCCATGCTTGGAGATGGGCTTAATGATGCAGGAGCTTTAAAACAAAGTAATGTAGGAATTGCAATTGCTGATGACACAAACAGTTTTACACCATCCTCTGATGTAATTATGAACGGTGATAAAGTAGTTACACTAGACAATTACCTGAACGTTTGTAAAGGCTCTATCACCATTGTGAAAATGACATTTATAATCAGTTTTCTATACAATATCGTTGGTTTAAGTTACGCTGTTACAGGACATATGCATCCGCTCTTTGCAGCAATCATCATGCCAATCAGTTCTATCACGGTGGTTACTTTTACTACACTTTCAACCTGGATTTTAGGTCGTAAGTATTTCAAAAAACAGGCTTAAACGCCCTTATTTAGACTGATTTTAAATTAGCTGAAATCGTCATTTCGTGATGAAAGTCATTATTTTTCACTAAATTTGAACCCCGAAAATAGGTTAATTTTGTTGTCCAATGGATATTCTATATTTAATGATCCTCTGCAGTGTTTCTTTGGCTGCGATTTTCTTGGTCGTATTTATAGTGTATGCCCGAAAAGGACAGTTTGAAGATGATGAATCTCCGGCTGTCAGAATCCTTTTTGATGATGAAAAAATCAAAGAAAATGATGAAGCAGGCAACAAAGATAAAGACGAGAAAGAAATAGGAGAAAATAATAAAAATTGAGAAAAATAGTGAATAGTTGATATGGAAACACAGAAGTTTAGTTATGACAATAGTATTGTCCGTGCGTTCCTTTATGCGACCTTAGTTTTCGGTCTTATAGGGTTTACGTTCGGGCTTACGGCGGCATTAATGCTTTTCTACCCTGAATTACCTGAATTCTTTTTCGGGACAGATGACACAACCATTAAGAGTTTGGCATCGGGTAATATTCAAGGTTTAATAAACACTCATGGTGCATTTGGTTTTGGTAGAATCAGAATGCTGCACACCAACACCGTAATCTTTGCATTCGTTTGTAACATTGTTTACACGGGTATTTATTACTCATTACAGAGATTATTAAAAACAAGAATGTACAGTGACACATTGTCTTGGTTACATTTCTGGACTTGGCAGTTTATGATCGTTGCTACGTTCGTTACGTTCTTTATGGGGATCAATACCTCTAAAGAATATGCTGAACACGAGTGGCCGATCGACATATTGATCGCATTCTCATGGATCATTTTTGGTATCAATATGTTCCTGACTATTTCAAAGAGAAGAGTGAGACACCTTTATGTAGCGATCTGGTTCTACATTGGTACATGGATTGCGGTAGCAATGCTTCACATCTTCAACAACCTTGAAGTACCTTTATCTTTCACAGGCTGGAAATCTTATTCAGCATATGCAGGGGTAAAAGATGCTATTGTACAGTGGTGGTATGGACACAATGCGGTTGCATTCGTATTGACGACTCCGGTTCTAGGTTTAATGTATTACTTCCTTCCTAAGGCTGCAGACAGACCGGTATTCTCTTATAAACTGTCTATTATTCACTTCTGGTCATTAATTTTCGTATATATCTGGGCTGGTCCTCACCACCTTCAGTATACAGCTCTTCCGGCTTGGGCTCAGGCGGTAGGAACAGGGTTCTCTATCATGCTTATTGCACCATCTTGGGGAGGTATGTTAAATGGTCTTCTTACGTTAAGAGGAGCTTGGGATAAAGTAAGAGAAAATCCTATCCTTAAGTTCTTCGTTGTAGCTGTTACTTGTTATGGTATGGCAACGTTTGAAGGGCCGCTTTTGGCAACTAAAAACATCAACAAAATTGGTCACTTTACAGACTGGGTTATCGGTCACGTACACTTAGGAGCTCTTGGATGGAATGGTTTCATGGCATTCGGGGTTATCTATTATTTGGTACCCATTATGTGGAGAACAAAACTTTGGTCTGTAAAATTAGCTAACTGGCATTTCTGGTTAGGTACTTTAGGAATCATTTTCTATGCAGTTCCAATGTATATTTCAGGATTCACACAAGGATTAATGTGGAAGCAATTCAACCCGGACGGTACATTATTATGGAAAAACTGGTTGGATACAGTAACTGCTATTATCCCTTACTTTAAAATGAGATTCGTAGGAGGTTTATTCTATATCTCAGGATCTATCCTAATGATCGTAAACGTAATTGCTACGGTAAGAAAAGGATCATTCCAGAAAGAAGTTCCTGCTGAAGCTCCTGCATTAGCAAACATCAGTAAGAACAGAAAAGAAGGAGAAGGTACTCACCTTTGGCTGGAAAGAACTCCGGTATTATTAGGTATTTTATCTTTCATCACAATATCTATTGGTAGTTCAATTGAAATCATCCCTACGCTGTCTCTTAAGAAAAGTGTACCTACGATTTCAGCGGTAAAACCATATTCACCACTTGAACTTGAAGGTAGAGATATTTATATCCGTGAAGGATGTAATGCTTGTCACTCTCAGATGATCAGACCGTTCAGAGATGAGATTACAAGGTTCAACGGTAAAAACGGACAATACTCCAAAGCTGGAGAATTTGTATACGACAGACCATTCCTATGGGGTTCTAAGAGAACTGGACCGGATTTACATAGAGAAGGTGGTAAAAACCCAAGTTCTTGGCACTACAAGCACATGTATAACCCAAGATCTACTTCCGCAGGTTCTATCATGCCTCGTTACCCTTGGTTAATTGCTACTGACTTAGACAGAACTAAGATGGTAGACAAAATGAAGCTGATGAAAAATGTATTCGATGTACCTTATTCTAAGGCTGAAATTGATTCTGCAGATAAATGGGCAAACAACCAATCAGCAAAAATTGTAAAAGATATCTTCTCAGAAGCAAATGACCTTAAGCAGGCTTATGCTAAGAGACCTCAGGGAGAATTAGAGAAAAAAGAAATTGTAGCTCTTATTTCTTATCTTCAGAGATTAGGAACAGATATTAAAACAACTGAAATCAAAACAGCAAGTAATAACTAAAAAACCTTAAAAGGCTCATATTATGATTCCTCAGAACTTTAAAGATATATTATCCAATACAGAAAATGCTGGCTTCTACCAGACACTGGCTCTGATTTTCTTTATGCTGTTCTTCGTTGCTTTGGTAATTTATGTTTTTAGCAGGCCTAAAAAATATTACAAAGAAGAAGAAGAGGCTCCTCTTGGGGATGAAGAAGATGACGATTTTAATTTAAAAAATTAAACTATTTTTTATGAAACAAAGAACACCTGTTGTTATAAACATCTTAATAATAATTGGACTTTTAATAGTTTTTTATTATTTATTTGTACAGAGCTACGCGTTCCTTTCTTCACCTTACTTCTGGGGAACTGTTGTGATCGCTGGTATCCTTGCCTATATCCATGGTGCAATTGGAGATCTGATTGAAAACAACAAATTCAAAAAATTATCTCCGGAGGAAAAAGCAGCTTATTTAGCTGAAAAGAAAGTTCCTTTCTTAAAAAGAATGTATTT is a genomic window containing:
- the ccoS gene encoding cbb3-type cytochrome oxidase assembly protein CcoS, producing the protein MDILYLMILCSVSLAAIFLVVFIVYARKGQFEDDESPAVRILFDDEKIKENDEAGNKDKDEKEIGENNKN
- the ccoN gene encoding cytochrome-c oxidase, cbb3-type subunit I, whose product is METQKFSYDNSIVRAFLYATLVFGLIGFTFGLTAALMLFYPELPEFFFGTDDTTIKSLASGNIQGLINTHGAFGFGRIRMLHTNTVIFAFVCNIVYTGIYYSLQRLLKTRMYSDTLSWLHFWTWQFMIVATFVTFFMGINTSKEYAEHEWPIDILIAFSWIIFGINMFLTISKRRVRHLYVAIWFYIGTWIAVAMLHIFNNLEVPLSFTGWKSYSAYAGVKDAIVQWWYGHNAVAFVLTTPVLGLMYYFLPKAADRPVFSYKLSIIHFWSLIFVYIWAGPHHLQYTALPAWAQAVGTGFSIMLIAPSWGGMLNGLLTLRGAWDKVRENPILKFFVVAVTCYGMATFEGPLLATKNINKIGHFTDWVIGHVHLGALGWNGFMAFGVIYYLVPIMWRTKLWSVKLANWHFWLGTLGIIFYAVPMYISGFTQGLMWKQFNPDGTLLWKNWLDTVTAIIPYFKMRFVGGLFYISGSILMIVNVIATVRKGSFQKEVPAEAPALANISKNRKEGEGTHLWLERTPVLLGILSFITISIGSSIEIIPTLSLKKSVPTISAVKPYSPLELEGRDIYIREGCNACHSQMIRPFRDEITRFNGKNGQYSKAGEFVYDRPFLWGSKRTGPDLHREGGKNPSSWHYKHMYNPRSTSAGSIMPRYPWLIATDLDRTKMVDKMKLMKNVFDVPYSKAEIDSADKWANNQSAKIVKDIFSEANDLKQAYAKRPQGELEKKEIVALISYLQRLGTDIKTTEIKTASNN
- a CDS encoding cbb3-type cytochrome oxidase subunit 3, whose translation is MIPQNFKDILSNTENAGFYQTLALIFFMLFFVALVIYVFSRPKKYYKEEEEAPLGDEEDDDFNLKN